In Paenibacillus sp. BIC5C1, a genomic segment contains:
- a CDS encoding NADH:flavin oxidoreductase, whose translation MNVPSALFKPFTSDKLTLSNRIVMAPMTRGFSPEGVPGPEVVEYYRRRAAGGVGLIITEGTGINHPSSISGTSIPLFHGEESLQGWANVVKAVHEAGGKIMPQLWHVGTARRSGDLPNAEAQPVGPSGISMAGEPEREPLSEDEIKGLIQSFAQAAADAQRIGFDGIELHGAHGYLIDQFFWEHTNRRTDKYGGDLTQRTRFAVEVIEACRAAVGPDFPIVLRFSQWKMGNYDARLVKTPEQLEQFLAPLTAAGVDIFHCSTRRFWLQEFDGSELNLAGWTQKISGKPAISVGSVGLEAEFVDRANENQGTGDAHLDLLNEKMENNEFDLIALGRVLLSDPEWPNKVREGRESDIVPFTTEVLKTLY comes from the coding sequence ATGAATGTACCGTCAGCTTTGTTTAAACCATTTACCTCGGACAAGCTTACCCTGTCCAACCGGATCGTCATGGCACCCATGACTCGTGGATTTTCGCCCGAAGGAGTACCCGGACCAGAGGTCGTGGAATACTATCGTCGCAGAGCGGCCGGAGGTGTAGGGCTGATTATTACGGAAGGAACGGGTATTAACCATCCTTCATCCATTAGTGGCACGAGCATTCCGCTGTTCCATGGCGAAGAATCATTGCAGGGTTGGGCGAATGTAGTCAAAGCAGTCCATGAGGCAGGTGGCAAAATCATGCCACAGTTGTGGCATGTGGGTACAGCCCGCCGTTCAGGCGACCTGCCTAATGCAGAAGCTCAGCCGGTAGGCCCTTCGGGAATAAGTATGGCAGGTGAACCTGAGAGAGAACCATTGTCAGAAGACGAGATCAAGGGCCTTATCCAGTCGTTTGCCCAAGCGGCAGCAGATGCGCAGCGCATCGGTTTCGATGGTATTGAGCTTCACGGGGCTCATGGCTACCTGATTGATCAATTCTTCTGGGAGCACACCAATCGTCGTACGGATAAATACGGAGGCGATCTGACACAGCGTACGCGTTTTGCTGTTGAAGTTATTGAAGCATGCCGCGCTGCAGTAGGTCCTGACTTCCCGATCGTACTTCGTTTCTCCCAATGGAAAATGGGGAACTACGACGCACGGCTGGTGAAAACACCAGAACAACTGGAGCAATTCCTTGCACCACTGACAGCTGCAGGCGTAGATATTTTCCACTGCTCGACACGTCGATTCTGGCTGCAGGAATTTGATGGCTCAGAGCTGAATCTTGCAGGCTGGACACAGAAAATAAGTGGCAAACCGGCGATCTCTGTTGGATCAGTAGGACTCGAAGCGGAATTCGTGGACAGAGCGAACGAAAACCAGGGAACGGGTGACGCTCATCTGGATCTGTTGAACGAGAAAATGGAGAATAATGAATTCGACTTGATCGCGTTGGGGCGTGTACTACTGAGTGATCCGGAATGGCCAAACAAAGTTCGCGAAGGACGCGAGTCCGACATTGTCCCTTTTACAACAGAAGTGCTGAAAACACTCTATTAA
- a CDS encoding Lrp/AsnC family transcriptional regulator, whose product MLDTIDSHILRRLAQNSRISYTDLAKEVGLSGVAVKERIERLVNQGIIEQFSIVISAEKLGKKISAYLELEVEPKHLDKIVAALKENERVAVLYEMTGACILHTHILVESIEEMERFMNESIYSLEGLVRVENQILLKRHKNQDGLNI is encoded by the coding sequence GTGCTGGATACGATTGATAGCCATATTTTGCGGCGCTTGGCCCAGAACAGCAGAATCTCGTACACTGATCTGGCCAAAGAGGTCGGTCTTTCAGGGGTAGCAGTTAAGGAACGCATTGAACGTCTTGTAAATCAAGGGATTATTGAGCAATTTTCGATTGTAATCAGTGCCGAGAAGCTTGGGAAAAAAATTTCTGCTTATCTTGAGCTGGAGGTTGAACCCAAACATTTGGACAAGATTGTGGCGGCGCTGAAAGAAAACGAGCGGGTGGCCGTGCTTTATGAAATGACGGGGGCTTGCATCCTGCACACCCACATTCTTGTGGAGAGCATCGAGGAAATGGAGCGCTTCATGAACGAATCGATTTACTCTCTGGAAGGGCTGGTTCGGGTGGAAAACCAGATTTTGTTGAAGCGTCACAAAAACCAGGATGGATTGAATATTTAA
- a CDS encoding acetamidase/formamidase family protein: MNNRFKWKVSSALSAVLLVIPASYVANADTNQFKNVPKTHYLEAKSENVRWGNIGKGDPVLTVNSGDIVTVEAVTHHSGDDYERMIKGDAGAEDIFHWSETKKNEADRGPGVHIMTGPIAVEGAEPGDVLEVKILDMKLRPSGNGEYAGKTFGSNVAANWGLLYGEMEETPNTREVVTIYEMETKGGNDYAKALYSYRWTPQTDPSGTVHPTIDYPGVIVDHSTVEENHDVLKGVHVPVRLHFGTMSVAPKEADVVDSVPPSYYGGNIDDWRVTEGATMYYPVSVPGALLSVGDPHAGQGDSELNGTAIETSVTGDIQLILHKKAALDNKLKALNFPLLENENEWVVHGFSYANHLAELGENAQTEIFKQSSLDKAMKDAANKTKSFLMRGMDLTEDEAYSLMSVSTDFGITQVVDGNWGIHGIINKKIFGEKEQKRTLLRTSFEQFGADIGWEPATKMITIQYNGNTLSAKIGATTATFNEKTIKLTAPIQLNDQKSAEVSEYFVTFYQAKLSKAE, encoded by the coding sequence ATGAATAACCGGTTTAAATGGAAGGTTTCATCTGCGTTATCTGCTGTATTATTAGTGATTCCAGCTTCTTATGTTGCAAATGCTGACACAAATCAATTCAAAAACGTTCCGAAGACACATTATCTTGAAGCAAAATCGGAAAACGTACGCTGGGGCAATATCGGAAAAGGTGATCCTGTACTTACGGTTAATTCGGGGGATATCGTCACGGTGGAAGCTGTTACGCATCACTCCGGCGATGATTATGAACGCATGATCAAAGGCGATGCCGGCGCAGAAGATATTTTCCATTGGAGCGAAACGAAAAAAAACGAGGCAGATCGTGGACCTGGCGTACATATCATGACGGGACCGATTGCAGTCGAGGGTGCTGAACCTGGCGATGTACTTGAAGTGAAGATTTTAGACATGAAGCTGCGCCCTAGCGGAAACGGGGAGTATGCCGGTAAAACCTTTGGTTCGAATGTAGCTGCGAACTGGGGCCTTTTATATGGTGAGATGGAAGAAACGCCGAATACACGTGAGGTTGTTACGATATATGAAATGGAGACGAAAGGCGGCAATGATTACGCCAAGGCACTGTACAGTTATCGCTGGACACCGCAGACCGATCCGAGCGGCACTGTTCATCCAACCATAGATTATCCGGGTGTTATCGTTGATCACTCGACGGTGGAAGAGAACCATGATGTGCTAAAAGGCGTTCACGTTCCTGTCCGGCTGCATTTTGGCACAATGAGCGTGGCTCCCAAAGAAGCTGATGTTGTCGATTCCGTTCCACCATCGTATTATGGCGGGAATATCGACGATTGGCGCGTAACTGAAGGGGCAACGATGTATTATCCGGTATCAGTACCTGGAGCACTGCTTTCTGTGGGTGATCCGCACGCAGGTCAAGGTGATTCCGAATTGAACGGAACGGCGATTGAAACATCCGTGACCGGGGATATCCAGCTCATTCTGCATAAAAAAGCGGCGCTGGACAACAAGTTGAAGGCGCTCAACTTCCCACTTCTTGAGAATGAAAACGAATGGGTTGTTCATGGCTTCAGCTACGCGAACCATTTGGCCGAACTGGGTGAGAATGCACAGACAGAAATTTTCAAGCAGTCCTCCCTGGATAAAGCGATGAAGGACGCAGCGAACAAAACGAAGTCTTTTCTGATGAGAGGCATGGATTTAACTGAAGATGAAGCATACTCACTGATGTCCGTTTCAACGGATTTCGGAATTACGCAGGTTGTTGACGGTAACTGGGGCATTCATGGCATCATCAACAAAAAAATCTTCGGGGAAAAAGAACAGAAGCGCACACTGCTGCGCACCAGTTTTGAACAATTCGGGGCAGACATCGGATGGGAGCCCGCAACAAAAATGATCACCATTCAATATAACGGCAATACGCTCTCGGCCAAAATCGGTGCCACAACGGCTACGTTTAATGAGAAAACGATCAAATTGACGGCGCCTATTCAATTGAACGATCAGAAGTCGGCAGAAGTCAGCGAATATTTCGTAACCTTCTATCAGGCAAAACTGTCCAAGGCGGAATAG
- the nagZ gene encoding beta-N-acetylhexosaminidase: MYIDNRKLKHKHINTLQMLFLLCGIVLLLSACGQSQKPSSSEPNNHNAGTETNANSNAGANDQDNVQDDQQNTVPPQEVKDPVEEQLDQLSLDEKIGQMILAGVQGTTLDDQAKQMITNQKVGGIIFYANNVSTVPGTAKFVQSIKDANRSNPVPIFMSVDQEGGKVSRMPETVETIPSNGKVGKTKDADLAETMGKLLARQIQLVGFNVDFAPVLDVNSNPNNPVIGDRSFGSSASLVSQMGVAEMKGLRSEGIIPVVKHFPGHGDTSVDSHLDLPVVNKTEKQLAQLEWIPFEAAVKEQVEAVMVAHILFPKLDPDHPASLSDVIIGQQLRGKFKYDGVVITDDLSMGAIAKNYKLNDAAVATVQAGSDILLVAHSYESAKTIFDTLKSAVKSGKISESRINESVYRILALKQKYNLSDEEQPSGDLKQLNADIVDWRKQVDAR; this comes from the coding sequence TTGTATATTGATAATCGCAAGTTAAAACATAAACACATAAACACGCTTCAAATGTTGTTCCTGCTATGCGGAATAGTGCTGCTCTTATCTGCATGTGGACAGTCCCAGAAGCCTTCCTCGTCAGAGCCAAATAACCATAATGCCGGAACGGAGACCAATGCGAATTCAAACGCAGGTGCAAACGATCAGGATAATGTGCAGGATGATCAACAGAATACAGTGCCTCCACAGGAAGTGAAGGATCCGGTAGAAGAGCAGCTCGACCAATTATCATTGGATGAGAAGATCGGACAAATGATTCTCGCTGGTGTTCAGGGGACCACTTTGGATGATCAAGCGAAACAGATGATCACGAATCAGAAGGTGGGAGGGATTATTTTTTATGCCAATAATGTCTCGACCGTGCCAGGAACAGCAAAGTTCGTACAATCCATTAAGGATGCCAATCGTTCCAACCCGGTTCCTATTTTCATGAGTGTGGATCAGGAAGGTGGCAAAGTTAGTCGTATGCCGGAAACGGTAGAGACTATACCTTCCAATGGGAAAGTGGGCAAGACGAAGGATGCAGATTTGGCTGAAACGATGGGCAAATTGTTGGCAAGACAAATTCAGCTGGTAGGCTTTAACGTCGATTTTGCACCGGTGCTGGATGTAAACAGTAATCCGAATAACCCGGTGATTGGGGATCGTTCATTTGGAAGTTCAGCCAGTCTGGTATCTCAAATGGGTGTAGCCGAGATGAAGGGGCTGCGCAGCGAAGGGATTATTCCGGTGGTAAAGCATTTTCCCGGTCATGGAGACACGTCAGTGGACTCCCACTTGGATCTGCCTGTCGTAAACAAAACAGAAAAGCAACTTGCCCAGCTGGAGTGGATTCCGTTTGAGGCAGCGGTGAAGGAACAGGTGGAAGCGGTTATGGTAGCCCATATTCTGTTTCCGAAGCTTGATCCCGATCATCCGGCCTCCTTGTCGGACGTCATTATTGGTCAACAATTGCGTGGCAAATTCAAATATGACGGTGTGGTCATCACAGATGATCTGAGCATGGGCGCGATCGCCAAAAATTATAAGCTGAACGATGCCGCCGTGGCGACGGTTCAAGCAGGAAGCGATATTCTGTTGGTAGCTCACAGTTATGAGAGTGCCAAGACTATTTTTGATACGCTGAAGAGTGCGGTGAAGTCCGGGAAGATTTCAGAATCCCGAATTAATGAAAGTGTATATCGAATTCTGGCTTTGAAGCAGAAGTATAACTTGTCCGATGAGGAGCAGCCGTCAGGAGATTTGAAGCAGCTGAACGCTGACATTGTGGATTGGCGCAAACAGGTCGATGCCCGATAG
- a CDS encoding response regulator transcription factor: MYTIMIIEDDPKIAGLLQSHIERYGDRAVAVEDFEQVVQQFEQMKPHVVLLDINLPSYDGFYWCRQIRSISTCPIIFISARSGKMDQVMALENGADDYITKPFEHEIVMAKIRSQLRRVYGDYAARHEERKVELDGLTVYLERLEMELGDRKIQLTKKETILLETLLRRSPKLVSRETILEKLWDDSFVDDNTLSVNVTRVRKRLTELGITDALETVRGSGYRLNSNWKASSPS, encoded by the coding sequence ATGTATACGATAATGATTATTGAAGATGATCCGAAGATTGCGGGATTACTTCAATCCCATATTGAGCGATATGGTGACAGGGCCGTTGCGGTTGAGGATTTTGAGCAGGTCGTTCAGCAGTTTGAACAAATGAAGCCGCATGTCGTGCTGCTGGATATCAACTTGCCGAGTTACGATGGCTTCTATTGGTGTCGCCAAATTCGTTCCATCTCCACATGTCCGATTATTTTCATTTCCGCCCGGAGTGGCAAAATGGATCAGGTCATGGCGCTTGAGAACGGTGCGGACGATTATATTACGAAGCCGTTTGAGCATGAGATTGTCATGGCCAAAATTCGAAGTCAGCTGCGCCGGGTGTATGGCGATTACGCTGCGCGTCATGAAGAACGCAAGGTGGAATTGGATGGACTAACTGTTTATCTGGAAAGATTGGAGATGGAGCTCGGCGACCGCAAGATACAGCTGACCAAGAAAGAAACCATTCTGCTGGAGACGTTGCTGCGTCGCAGTCCAAAACTGGTTAGCCGTGAAACCATCTTGGAAAAACTGTGGGACGATTCCTTTGTGGATGATAATACACTTAGCGTGAATGTGACCCGCGTGCGTAAACGATTGACTGAGCTGGGAATTACAGATGCGCTGGAGACAGTGCGAGGTTCAGGTTATCGACTCAACAGTAATTGGAAGGCATCGTCACCCTCATGA
- a CDS encoding sensor histidine kinase: protein MKLFIKEHILLTCWVIVVLLTVVAVFWYDGYDHWLTATYAVSLGLVLYAAYLIYRYLSHRMFYSRMSHRMNDLKEFVPLNEPAPLPQALSELLDSQYSHYHAHLHRLEQRQQEYLTFMNQWVHQMKTPLSVIELTVEDQEDEDPRFISIREEADQMRRGLETVLYMARLETFEQDFSVEPVSLKAAGEEAIHELKRFFIRNHVYPEMKIDSALMVQSDAKWIRFVLVQLLSNAIKYSSGGNGQKVTIQAHESTRSIILEVKDQGVGIPKSDLKRVYQPFFTGENGRHFKESTGMGLYIVKDVLTRMNHRIDLTSVQGEGTTVTITFEI from the coding sequence ATGAAGTTGTTTATCAAAGAACATATTCTACTGACTTGTTGGGTGATCGTTGTGCTGCTCACCGTGGTTGCGGTCTTCTGGTACGACGGCTATGACCACTGGTTAACGGCCACGTATGCGGTATCTCTGGGGCTAGTCCTATACGCAGCCTATCTCATTTATCGGTATCTGTCCCATCGCATGTTCTATTCCCGGATGTCACATCGAATGAATGATCTGAAAGAATTTGTTCCATTGAATGAGCCCGCGCCCTTGCCGCAGGCATTGTCAGAATTGCTGGACTCACAGTACAGTCATTATCATGCGCATCTGCATCGTCTGGAACAGCGTCAACAGGAATACCTGACTTTTATGAATCAATGGGTTCATCAGATGAAGACACCTTTGTCCGTCATTGAACTGACGGTTGAGGATCAGGAGGATGAGGATCCCCGTTTCATCAGCATTCGAGAGGAAGCAGACCAGATGAGACGAGGGCTGGAAACCGTGCTGTACATGGCGCGGCTGGAGACATTTGAACAAGATTTCAGTGTGGAGCCAGTATCCCTCAAGGCGGCTGGGGAAGAAGCCATCCATGAGCTGAAACGGTTCTTCATTCGCAATCACGTGTATCCCGAGATGAAAATTGATTCTGCGTTAATGGTCCAATCAGATGCGAAGTGGATTCGGTTTGTCCTCGTACAGCTGTTATCCAATGCCATCAAGTACTCTTCCGGGGGAAACGGGCAAAAGGTAACCATCCAGGCCCATGAATCAACACGATCCATTATTCTTGAAGTGAAAGATCAGGGAGTGGGTATTCCCAAGTCGGATCTCAAACGAGTGTACCAGCCTTTTTTCACCGGAGAGAATGGGCGTCACTTTAAAGAATCTACGGGTATGGGGCTATATATTGTTAAGGATGTCCTGACACGAATGAACCATCGGATTGACCTTACATCCGTTCAGGGAGAAGGAACCACTGTAACCATTACATTTGAAATCTAA
- a CDS encoding ABC transporter ATP-binding protein, whose amino-acid sequence MEICSVKQISKIYKGIVSYEALSGIDLSIQEGEFVGIMGPSGSGKTTLLNMISTIDHPTSGELQIAGKNPFELNHDELALFRRRELGFVFQSFNLLNTLTVKENIVLPLTLDGVPVEEMNERVDRLAEKLGIASLLNKRTYEISGGQAQRTAIARALIHSPKLVLADEPTGNLDSKAARDVMEMLERRNQEDRATMLLVTHDAVAASYCSRVVFIKDGRLYNEIHYGDNRSTFYQRIINVLSLMGGSGHEFSPVRH is encoded by the coding sequence ATGGAGATATGTTCAGTGAAACAGATTAGCAAAATTTATAAAGGGATCGTGTCATACGAAGCCTTATCAGGAATTGATCTCAGTATTCAGGAGGGTGAATTCGTTGGCATCATGGGTCCATCCGGCAGCGGCAAAACAACGTTGCTGAACATGATTTCAACTATTGACCACCCTACTTCAGGGGAATTGCAGATTGCAGGTAAGAACCCATTTGAACTGAATCACGATGAACTGGCTCTGTTCAGACGCCGAGAGCTGGGGTTTGTATTTCAGTCGTTTAACCTGCTCAACACACTCACGGTAAAAGAAAACATTGTCCTGCCGCTTACGCTGGATGGAGTACCGGTTGAGGAGATGAATGAACGTGTTGATCGACTCGCAGAGAAGCTGGGCATCGCATCTCTTCTGAACAAACGTACGTATGAAATCTCCGGAGGTCAGGCCCAGCGGACAGCAATCGCACGAGCCCTGATCCATTCTCCCAAGCTGGTGCTGGCCGATGAGCCTACAGGAAATCTCGATTCGAAGGCAGCACGTGATGTAATGGAGATGCTGGAACGTCGCAACCAGGAAGATCGGGCCACCATGCTGTTGGTCACGCATGACGCTGTTGCGGCAAGTTATTGCAGCAGGGTTGTATTTATTAAGGATGGACGACTGTACAACGAAATTCATTATGGAGATAACCGATCGACGTTCTATCAACGAATCATCAACGTATTATCCCTGATGGGAGGCTCAGGACATGAATTTTCGCCAGTTCGCCATTAA
- a CDS encoding FtsX-like permease family protein, which produces MNFRQFAINNVVRNKRIYLAHFLSSTFSVMIFFTYALLLFHPDLKDGLKGSSNTVTMLANQGFLIAEIIIFIFSFLFLLYSVGSFLKTRKKEFGIFQIIGMTRKQMNRLLFMENMCIGLAAIVAGVGLGMIFAKLILLICGSMLAVEESLRFYFPLKAIALSVGAFLLLFVVIALSSSLLMRKGSLIDLVKSEEKPKPEPKASRLLALLSVILIGGGYAGVFAFVWITYSFPLLLGSVVLVIAGTYLLFTQLSVYAIRALKGNKRLFFRKTNLLFLSELTYRMKDNAVMFFMVSVISASAFTGIGTMLAIADPGLSSMTNPYAFTYQNSWETSSAERQIRKIEETLIDNEVPYQKGSYIPLFDGEGNYIIKLSEYNHLAKALGYKERTLENVNDSFMTPGNLTSRKTLRALVGQGSTQKNIDIRVGETNKKIRLTTPETEIVIPVEYTREVYVVSNELYDKMNKEFKNEIQADENFYFDKKTQFVVTDWMGTRKFAPDLIESIQNDSDGQGYFEISALVLDWLNSKQTNGIILILSGLIGIVFFTFAASFTYFRLYADLERDEEQYRMIGKMGLSRPELRSIVTRQLVLMFFLPIALAIIHSSVAFVALQQLVDFSVMGYTLRIFLVFASMQILFFLLVRWRYLRHMYAKLI; this is translated from the coding sequence ATGAATTTTCGCCAGTTCGCCATTAATAACGTTGTTCGGAACAAACGAATTTACTTAGCCCATTTTCTGAGCAGTACGTTTTCCGTCATGATCTTTTTTACGTATGCATTGCTCTTGTTTCACCCGGATCTGAAGGATGGACTGAAAGGTTCAAGTAATACAGTGACCATGCTTGCGAATCAAGGGTTTCTAATTGCAGAGATTATTATTTTCATCTTTTCGTTTTTGTTTCTGCTCTATTCCGTAGGTTCATTTCTAAAGACACGTAAAAAAGAATTCGGCATATTTCAAATCATCGGCATGACTCGTAAACAGATGAACCGACTATTATTTATGGAGAATATGTGTATTGGACTCGCCGCCATTGTGGCGGGCGTTGGATTAGGAATGATTTTTGCCAAGCTGATCCTGTTGATCTGCGGTTCCATGCTCGCTGTGGAAGAAAGTCTCCGATTCTATTTCCCATTAAAAGCAATCGCACTTTCTGTCGGAGCATTTCTGCTGTTGTTTGTTGTGATTGCGCTGAGCTCATCGCTGCTGATGCGAAAAGGGTCATTGATTGACCTTGTAAAATCAGAGGAAAAACCAAAACCCGAGCCAAAGGCTTCTCGTCTTTTAGCACTTCTCTCCGTCATACTCATTGGGGGTGGATATGCGGGTGTATTTGCTTTTGTATGGATCACATACTCTTTCCCTTTGCTGCTTGGTAGTGTTGTTTTGGTTATTGCAGGCACATATCTGTTATTCACCCAACTTAGTGTGTATGCCATTCGTGCGCTCAAAGGCAATAAGCGTTTGTTTTTCCGCAAAACGAATTTGCTGTTTCTTTCCGAACTTACCTATCGAATGAAAGATAATGCTGTCATGTTTTTTATGGTAAGTGTGATCTCGGCTTCTGCCTTTACGGGCATTGGTACGATGCTTGCGATCGCTGATCCGGGATTATCATCCATGACAAATCCATATGCGTTTACTTACCAGAATTCATGGGAGACCTCCAGTGCAGAACGCCAGATCAGGAAGATCGAAGAGACTTTAATTGATAATGAAGTTCCGTATCAGAAAGGAAGTTATATTCCGCTATTTGATGGCGAGGGCAACTATATTATCAAACTAAGTGAGTATAATCATCTTGCCAAGGCACTTGGTTACAAAGAGCGAACTTTGGAGAACGTCAACGACTCGTTTATGACTCCGGGTAATCTTACAAGTCGCAAGACGTTACGTGCATTGGTCGGGCAGGGTTCAACTCAGAAAAATATCGATATAAGGGTTGGAGAAACAAATAAAAAGATACGTCTAACAACTCCTGAGACCGAGATCGTCATCCCAGTTGAATATACAAGGGAAGTGTATGTGGTTTCCAATGAGCTGTACGATAAAATGAATAAGGAATTTAAGAATGAAATCCAAGCGGATGAAAATTTTTATTTCGATAAAAAAACTCAATTTGTTGTGACAGATTGGATGGGAACGCGGAAGTTTGCTCCTGATCTGATCGAATCCATTCAAAATGACTCAGATGGTCAGGGCTACTTTGAGATCAGCGCTCTCGTGCTGGATTGGCTTAATTCCAAACAAACCAATGGTATTATCCTAATTCTAAGTGGATTGATTGGCATTGTCTTTTTCACCTTTGCTGCAAGCTTTACCTACTTCCGGTTATATGCAGATCTGGAACGGGATGAAGAGCAGTATCGCATGATTGGTAAGATGGGACTGAGTCGACCGGAGCTTCGCAGCATTGTAACCAGACAGCTGGTATTAATGTTTTTCCTTCCAATAGCATTAGCCATAATCCATAGCTCCGTTGCATTTGTCGCATTGCAGCAGTTGGTTGATTTCTCCGTCATGGGTTATACTTTGCGCATTTTCCTCGTATTTGCATCCATGCAGATTCTATTTTTCCTGCTGGTACGCTGGCGCTATCTGCGTCATATGTATGCCAAATTAATCTAA
- a CDS encoding 4-hydroxyphenylacetate 3-hydroxylase family protein, translating into MSRGQAYLQRLNDERNVWLDGERIRVTEHSAFRGTLQTIESLFNLVEGADTRETVAYWDEQTNGYVHQAFRVPRNAQEISSRAAAFRLWSDRTYGVMSRLSDYARSRLTGWYATRDAMAVYDPAYGVKIAAYYDEAKRKDAFLTIVQRDPQINRALPVGEDEDAMLRIIRTNTEGVVLRGAKMVATAAPYADDIIAYPIQRIPGHRPELAHMVIVAAGSPGLHMVCRESFATSDSDTAHPLSSHYDEMDAVLFFDDVFVPWERVLLHNNPEAVWQIRCNVASSSLAYHQSIIRLHSKLEFITAITSSIAKEIGVDSFLNVQEQLGEMISQMHTIEGLIIASEAQAAPDVHGNWLPGFKYIETARNLGNCYYPRAVEILKTIAAGGLIQIPSGKLELDGSISPMMNKYLGGVTMQAPEKIRLFQLAWELTGSPLGARHDLYERFYAGDPVRNQASQYVQYDKDRLYDRVEPWLRSK; encoded by the coding sequence ATGTCCCGTGGACAAGCTTATCTGCAACGGCTGAACGACGAACGGAATGTATGGCTGGATGGAGAACGTATTCGCGTAACAGAGCATTCTGCCTTCCGGGGAACCTTACAAACGATTGAAAGTCTGTTTAATCTGGTAGAAGGGGCGGACACGAGAGAAACAGTGGCTTATTGGGATGAGCAGACGAATGGATATGTACATCAGGCTTTTCGAGTACCCCGTAATGCTCAGGAGATCAGCAGCAGGGCGGCAGCCTTTCGATTGTGGTCTGATCGCACCTACGGGGTAATGAGCCGTCTCTCGGATTACGCCCGATCCCGCCTGACCGGATGGTACGCCACACGGGATGCGATGGCTGTATATGACCCGGCATATGGAGTTAAAATCGCTGCCTATTATGATGAGGCAAAACGTAAAGATGCCTTCCTGACCATTGTCCAGCGTGACCCGCAGATTAACCGCGCTCTGCCTGTTGGGGAAGATGAAGATGCAATGCTCAGAATCATTCGTACCAATACAGAGGGCGTTGTCCTTCGTGGTGCGAAGATGGTGGCGACTGCTGCTCCATATGCGGACGATATCATTGCATATCCGATTCAGCGAATTCCTGGACATCGCCCGGAATTGGCGCATATGGTTATTGTGGCAGCAGGAAGTCCAGGATTACATATGGTATGTAGAGAATCTTTTGCAACATCAGATTCAGATACCGCTCATCCGCTCAGTAGTCACTATGATGAGATGGATGCTGTATTATTTTTTGACGACGTATTTGTACCTTGGGAACGTGTACTGTTGCACAACAATCCGGAAGCGGTATGGCAGATTCGCTGCAACGTGGCATCCTCGAGTCTGGCTTACCATCAGAGCATTATTCGGCTCCATTCGAAGCTGGAATTCATTACAGCCATCACGTCTTCCATTGCCAAGGAGATTGGAGTAGACTCCTTCCTAAACGTACAGGAACAGCTTGGGGAGATGATTAGCCAGATGCATACGATTGAAGGACTCATCATCGCATCCGAGGCACAAGCTGCGCCGGATGTTCATGGTAACTGGCTACCAGGATTCAAGTATATCGAAACAGCCCGTAATCTGGGGAACTGTTATTACCCGCGCGCTGTTGAGATTTTGAAGACTATAGCCGCAGGTGGCCTTATTCAGATCCCTTCCGGGAAGCTGGAGCTCGATGGGAGTATCAGCCCCATGATGAACAAGTATCTTGGAGGCGTAACGATGCAGGCACCGGAGAAGATTCGGTTATTCCAGCTCGCCTGGGAGCTGACAGGAAGTCCGCTGGGAGCCAGACATGATCTGTATGAACGTTTCTATGCCGGTGACCCTGTACGCAATCAGGCGAGTCAGTATGTGCAATATGATAAGGACCGATTATATGATCGGGTTGAACCCTGGTTACGTAGCAAGTGA